In bacterium, the genomic window GGAACTTCAGTCGGCAGCAAAACTCTTCGGGAAGCAGCCGCTCAAACTTGCTCCCGATGCCAAAGCACTACTTCTGACATTGGAATGGCGCGGCAATGCACGCTCGGTTCAGTCTTTTGCCAAGCGATTGACGGCTTATGCAGATGGACAGACGATTGCGGCGTCTGATATCAAGCGGTTTCTGGAGCAGCCCGAGGCGGAGCCAGTAACTTACAAATTAGCGAAGGGCGCGTGGGAGCGCGAGTGGTTAATCAGACTCTTGCTTGCGACCGGAGGAAACCGCAGCAAGGCTGCGCAAGTAGCGGACATCGATCCCAAGACGCTTTACACCAAACTCCGCGATCACGGGCTTGAGGAGTTCTCACCCGATTAGCTCCTGAATCTTCGCGGATTTCCCCGATTGTGCCAGCGTAAGTCTTTGTATTTGCGCTGGCATTTTCTTTGTCCTAAACTCAACTATTCGGACCTGCCTCATCCGCTTTAGACGTCGCCACATGTCCACGATTCAACACTCCCTCGACACTCTATTAACGCTGCGGGAAGCCGCGGAGTTGCTGGGAGTTTCCCGCAGCACTCTGCGCCGCTGGGCCAAGCAAGGCGATCTTCCCTACGTCAGAATAAGCACGCGCGGAGACATCCGGATACCGCGTGCAGCTTTGCAGCAATTTATTTCGGACCGGTTAAGCCAACCTGAAGAACATTTATGAAGAAACTATCCCAAGCGCCCGAGACAACTAAGTCATCGAAAGAGGCTTCCCAAATCGTCCTGC contains:
- a CDS encoding helix-turn-helix domain-containing protein, giving the protein MSTIQHSLDTLLTLREAAELLGVSRSTLRRWAKQGDLPYVRISTRGDIRIPRAALQQFISDRLSQPEEHL